From a region of the Nitrospira sp. genome:
- the ftsW gene encoding putative lipid II flippase FtsW yields MSQRSAGTLALPWSTAAPQASKRVGMDHLLLFVTLILAFVGLVMVFSASAVVAGNRFHDSWYYLKRQLAWLVFGLMLLHVASRVDYIWWKRLSLPLLGLVTALLIIVLIPSIGVAAKGARRWLRLGPISIQPAEMVKLIGVIYLAAYLARKEDRLQSFSTGLLPALLVIGVLSGLILLEPDMGTVVVLGLVTGGLLFVGGARLSHLSTLALCAVPIGLVLVLSSSYRRQRLMAFLEPWKDASDTGFQITQSFLAFGSGGLFGVGLGESKQKLFFLPEAHTDFVLALVGEELGFAGTGIIILLFILFVVRGFQISTRARIPFGRYLGIGITTLIGTQALVNACVVTGLLPTKGLTLPFVSYGGSSLVMSLAGVGILLNISRDRQAGREEMRPRGGRGWSNRR; encoded by the coding sequence ATGTCACAGAGATCTGCAGGGACCCTGGCATTGCCGTGGTCTACCGCTGCTCCGCAGGCGTCAAAGCGGGTCGGTATGGATCACCTCTTGCTGTTCGTGACGCTCATCCTGGCGTTTGTCGGCCTCGTGATGGTGTTCAGCGCGAGCGCGGTGGTGGCGGGCAATCGATTCCACGATTCCTGGTACTACCTCAAACGGCAACTCGCCTGGCTGGTGTTCGGGTTGATGCTGCTGCACGTGGCATCCCGTGTCGATTACATCTGGTGGAAACGGCTGTCTCTTCCGCTCCTGGGTCTCGTCACGGCGTTGCTGATCATCGTATTGATTCCATCGATCGGTGTCGCAGCGAAAGGAGCCCGGCGTTGGCTGAGGCTGGGGCCTATTTCGATTCAGCCGGCCGAAATGGTGAAATTGATCGGTGTGATCTATCTCGCAGCATATCTGGCAAGAAAGGAGGATCGGCTCCAATCCTTTTCGACAGGGTTGCTGCCGGCGCTTCTGGTGATCGGCGTTCTCAGCGGGCTGATCCTCTTGGAACCGGATATGGGGACGGTAGTGGTCCTGGGGCTTGTGACAGGCGGCCTCTTGTTCGTCGGCGGTGCGCGTCTGTCTCACCTCTCGACGTTGGCGCTCTGTGCCGTGCCGATCGGTTTGGTGCTTGTCCTGAGCTCCAGCTATCGGCGCCAGCGGCTCATGGCGTTCCTGGAACCGTGGAAAGATGCGTCGGATACGGGATTCCAAATTACCCAATCGTTCTTGGCATTTGGAAGCGGAGGACTGTTCGGTGTCGGGTTGGGAGAAAGCAAGCAGAAACTGTTCTTTCTCCCCGAAGCGCACACAGACTTTGTGTTGGCGCTTGTGGGCGAGGAACTGGGCTTTGCCGGGACGGGCATCATCATTCTTTTGTTCATACTGTTTGTCGTCCGCGGATTTCAGATCTCCACCCGGGCGCGTATCCCGTTCGGGCGCTACCTTGGGATCGGTATCACGACGCTTATCGGCACCCAGGCGTTGGTCAATGCCTGCGTGGTGACGGGGTTGTTGCCGACGAAGGGACTCACGTTGCCCTTCGTCAGTTATGGCGGTTCTTCGTTGGTCATGAGCCTGGCCGGTGTGGGGATCTTGCTGAACATCTCAAGGGATCGGCAGGCCGGACGAGAAGAGATGAGACCTCGGGGTGGGCGTGGTTGGTCGAATCGACGATGA